In Pyramidobacter piscolens W5455, the following are encoded in one genomic region:
- a CDS encoding M20/M25/M40 family metallo-hydrolase, which produces MNDMIKAAAEQFARENVKEAQNLLRTLGKIPAPSHDEGRRAAFVSEWFKSQGFKDVQIDAAQNVICKLGPQDGDLVVFAAHTDIVFPDTAPLPMREEDGRLYAPGIGDDTANLVNLMIAARHLARREDELTQGVLIVANACEEGLGNLDGTKALFAAYGERVKAFYSLDGKLGHCCSGAVGSYRYRVTCRTAGGHSYANFGNANAIECLAHLIEDLYAVKLPESARTTFNVGRIEGGSTVNSIAQYAAMLYEFRSPSQECLDYMKVQFDAILDANRNRGGEFAAELLGVRPGDGALNREALQAFTARTLDVIRSYYDGELTVTPSSTDSNVPLSLGIMANTLGTIVGMGAHTREEWVDLSSMETGLKIALSLMLTAQR; this is translated from the coding sequence ATGAACGACATGATCAAAGCCGCGGCCGAACAGTTCGCCCGTGAGAACGTAAAAGAGGCTCAAAACCTGCTGCGCACGCTGGGGAAGATCCCGGCGCCGTCGCACGACGAAGGCCGGCGCGCGGCCTTCGTCAGCGAGTGGTTCAAATCGCAGGGATTCAAGGACGTACAGATCGACGCCGCCCAAAACGTGATCTGTAAGCTGGGGCCGCAGGACGGCGATCTGGTCGTCTTCGCAGCGCACACCGACATCGTCTTTCCCGACACGGCGCCGCTGCCCATGCGCGAGGAAGACGGCCGGCTCTACGCGCCCGGCATCGGCGACGACACCGCCAACCTCGTCAACCTGATGATCGCCGCCCGTCATTTGGCGCGGCGCGAAGACGAACTGACGCAGGGCGTGCTGATCGTCGCCAATGCCTGCGAAGAAGGGCTGGGCAACCTCGACGGTACGAAGGCGCTGTTCGCCGCCTACGGGGAGCGCGTCAAAGCCTTTTACTCGCTCGACGGCAAGCTTGGCCACTGCTGCAGTGGCGCCGTCGGATCCTATCGTTACCGCGTCACGTGCCGGACCGCGGGCGGCCATTCCTACGCCAACTTCGGCAACGCCAACGCCATCGAGTGCCTGGCGCACCTGATCGAGGATCTCTACGCCGTCAAGCTGCCCGAAAGCGCGCGCACGACCTTCAACGTCGGGCGCATCGAGGGCGGCTCCACCGTCAACTCCATCGCCCAGTATGCCGCGATGCTGTACGAATTCCGTTCTCCCTCCCAGGAATGTCTGGATTACATGAAGGTTCAGTTCGACGCGATCCTCGACGCCAACCGCAACCGCGGCGGCGAATTCGCGGCCGAACTGTTGGGAGTCCGTCCCGGCGACGGCGCGCTGAACCGCGAGGCGCTGCAAGCCTTTACCGCCCGCACGTTGGACGTGATCCGCAGCTATTACGACGGCGAGCTGACCGTCACCCCCTCGTCCACCGACAGCAACGTGCCCTTGTCTCTGGGCATCATGGCCAATACGCTCGGCACTATCGTCGGCATGGGGGCGCACACCCGCGAAGAGTGGGTAGACCTGAGCAGCATGGAAACGGGGCTGAAAATCGCCCTCAGCCTGATGCTCACCGCGCAGCGGTAA